One genomic region from Thunnus maccoyii chromosome 16, fThuMac1.1, whole genome shotgun sequence encodes:
- the LOC121880697 gene encoding homeodomain-interacting protein kinase 1-like isoform X1 encodes MAERILTTISSITRNKDPFELPGKYKFLRVLGQGGFGLVLKCLKKDTKDIVAVKLPKHDHNDSDIREFSMLQNLMHHNLDKCNIVKFYDWFEVRNGKALVFESLDISLDEYIHYNHPLCLSKIRLITQQLATAFDALKRIRVIHTDVKPDNIMVVNRWTNPIRVKLIDFGLAIPATQTRTGMRLQTVFFRAPEIILGLPFSEAIDMWSLGGVLAAMILGYILFPGKDEYEALRFMTQLLGQPADDLLRKGRKTDFFFNKTDTNSWRLMTPEEYWGKDSQSYVDRRMYKYASLDYLKQIRREDKLDEAAEREKCIELLKGMLKIDEAERITPSEVLTHPFIAQGCNNSCNEAPEAAAAQPSQTQTQTQTESEVPTERTTADESNEAPEAAAAQPSQTQTQTQTESEVPTERTTADESTRGALSLTSTQRPLSQESAISEVLSSASEHPVCVPPAPSLMDEATSIHPDHHSRSPKISRTVVIMVRPATAENTVTLESEESDTSSQSWMSESSLEVSDSDSEMSWTSEDSTSSDDSGTTEEEDKKMKKKKKKNCFRRFFSWMKKNFCCCCTGVQEDD; translated from the exons atggcagaaagaaTATTGACGACAATCTCATCCATTACCCGTAATAAGGACCCCTTCGAACTCCCCGGAAAATATAAGTTCCTGAGGGTTCTGGGACAAGGCGGCTTTGGACTGGTGCTGAAATGTCTTAAGAAAGACACGAAAGACATTGTGGCTGTTAAGCTCCCCAAACACGACCACAACGATTCTGACATCAGGGAG TTTTCTATGCTGCAGAACCTGATGCACCACAACTTGGACAAATGCAACATTGTCAAGTTTTATGATTGGTTTGAGGTGAGAAATGGAAAGGCGCTGGTCTTCGAGTCGTTGGACATCAGCCTAGACGAGTACATTCACTATAATCACCCATTATGTCTGAGTAAAATCAGACTCATCACCCAACAG TTGGCCACAGCATTCGATGCACTCAAGAGAATCAGAGTGATCCATACCGATGTCAAACCAGACAATATTATGGTGGTGAATCGCTGGACCAATCCCATCAGAGTCAAGCTGATAGACTTCGGCTTGGCCATCCCTGCAACTCAAACCAGGACGGGCATGAGATTGCAGACAGTTTTCTTCAG GGCTCCGGAAATCATTTTGGGCCTTCCGTTTTCGGAGGCCATCGATATGTGGTCCCTGGGAGGTGTGCTGGCTGCCATGATCCTGGGCTATATACTGTTTCCTGGAAAAGATGAATATGAAGCA CTGCGATTCATGACTCAACTCCTGGGTCAGCCGGCGGACGATCTTCTGAGGAAGGGAAggaaaacagacttttttttcaataagaCTGACACCAACAGCTGGAGGCTAATG ACACCTGAGGAGTACTGGGGGAAGGATTCTCAGTCTTACGTAGACCGCAGGATGTACAAATATGCCTCTCTGGATTACCTGAAACAG ATTCGTCGGGAGGATAAATTGGATGAAGCTGCGGAACGGGAGAAATGCATTGAGCTTTTGAAGGGCATGCTCAAAATAGATGAGGCTGAGAGGATTACCCCCAGTGAAGTCCTCACCCATCCCTTCATTGCACAGGGCTGCAACAACTCTtg CAATGAAGCTCCAGAGGCAGCAGCTGCTCAACCCAGCCAGACCCAGACCCAGACCCAGACCGAGTCCGAAGTGCCAACAGAGAGGACCACAGCAGATGAGAG CAATGAAGCTCCAGAGGCAGCAGCTGCTCAACCCAGCCAGACCCAGACCCAGACCCAGACCGAGTCCGAAGTGCCAACAGAGAGGACCACAGCAGATGAGAG CACACGTGGAGCCCTCAGTTTAACTTCCACGCAGCGGCCGTTGAGTCAGGAGAGCGCAATCAG TGAGGTGCTATCTTCAGCCAGTGAGCACCCTGTTTGCGTCCCTCCTGCCCCATCTCTGATGGATGAAGCCACTAGCATCCACCCAGACCACCACAGTCGCTCTCCAAAAATTTCACGGACGGTTGTCATTATGGTTCGTCCCGCCACAGCCGAGAACACCGTGACACTGGAGAGTGAGGAGAGTGACACCAG ttcgCAGTCTTGGATGTCAGAGTCTTCACTGGAagtcagtgacagtgacagtgagatGTCTTGGACATCTGAGGACTCCACCTCATCTG ATGACTCCGGGaccacagaggaggaagacaaaaagatgaagaagaagaagaagaagaactgcttCCGGCGCTTCTTCTCCTGGATGAAGAAAaacttttgctgctgctgcaccggTGTCCAAGAAGATGATTAA
- the LOC121880697 gene encoding homeodomain-interacting protein kinase 1-like isoform X3, with product MAERILTTISSITRNKDPFELPGKYKFLRVLGQGGFGLVLKCLKKDTKDIVAVKLPKHDHNDSDIREFSMLQNLMHHNLDKCNIVKFYDWFEVRNGKALVFESLDISLDEYIHYNHPLCLSKIRLITQQLATAFDALKRIRVIHTDVKPDNIMVVNRWTNPIRVKLIDFGLAIPATQTRTGMRLQTVFFRAPEIILGLPFSEAIDMWSLGGVLAAMILGYILFPGKDEYEALRFMTQLLGQPADDLLRKGRKTDFFFNKTDTNSWRLMTPEEYWGKDSQSYVDRRMYKYASLDYLKQIRREDKLDEAAEREKCIELLKGMLKIDEAERITPSEVLTHPFIAQGCNNSCNEAPEAAAAQPSQTQTQTQTESEVPTERTTADESNEAPEAAAAQPSQTQTQTQTESEVPTERTTADESTRGALSLTSTQRPLSQESAISEVLSSASEHPVCVPPAPSLMDEATSIHPDHHSRSPKISRTVVIMVRPATAENTVTLESEESDTSLGCQSLHWKSVTVTVRCLGHLRTPPHLMTPGPQRRKTKR from the exons atggcagaaagaaTATTGACGACAATCTCATCCATTACCCGTAATAAGGACCCCTTCGAACTCCCCGGAAAATATAAGTTCCTGAGGGTTCTGGGACAAGGCGGCTTTGGACTGGTGCTGAAATGTCTTAAGAAAGACACGAAAGACATTGTGGCTGTTAAGCTCCCCAAACACGACCACAACGATTCTGACATCAGGGAG TTTTCTATGCTGCAGAACCTGATGCACCACAACTTGGACAAATGCAACATTGTCAAGTTTTATGATTGGTTTGAGGTGAGAAATGGAAAGGCGCTGGTCTTCGAGTCGTTGGACATCAGCCTAGACGAGTACATTCACTATAATCACCCATTATGTCTGAGTAAAATCAGACTCATCACCCAACAG TTGGCCACAGCATTCGATGCACTCAAGAGAATCAGAGTGATCCATACCGATGTCAAACCAGACAATATTATGGTGGTGAATCGCTGGACCAATCCCATCAGAGTCAAGCTGATAGACTTCGGCTTGGCCATCCCTGCAACTCAAACCAGGACGGGCATGAGATTGCAGACAGTTTTCTTCAG GGCTCCGGAAATCATTTTGGGCCTTCCGTTTTCGGAGGCCATCGATATGTGGTCCCTGGGAGGTGTGCTGGCTGCCATGATCCTGGGCTATATACTGTTTCCTGGAAAAGATGAATATGAAGCA CTGCGATTCATGACTCAACTCCTGGGTCAGCCGGCGGACGATCTTCTGAGGAAGGGAAggaaaacagacttttttttcaataagaCTGACACCAACAGCTGGAGGCTAATG ACACCTGAGGAGTACTGGGGGAAGGATTCTCAGTCTTACGTAGACCGCAGGATGTACAAATATGCCTCTCTGGATTACCTGAAACAG ATTCGTCGGGAGGATAAATTGGATGAAGCTGCGGAACGGGAGAAATGCATTGAGCTTTTGAAGGGCATGCTCAAAATAGATGAGGCTGAGAGGATTACCCCCAGTGAAGTCCTCACCCATCCCTTCATTGCACAGGGCTGCAACAACTCTtg CAATGAAGCTCCAGAGGCAGCAGCTGCTCAACCCAGCCAGACCCAGACCCAGACCCAGACCGAGTCCGAAGTGCCAACAGAGAGGACCACAGCAGATGAGAG CAATGAAGCTCCAGAGGCAGCAGCTGCTCAACCCAGCCAGACCCAGACCCAGACCCAGACCGAGTCCGAAGTGCCAACAGAGAGGACCACAGCAGATGAGAG CACACGTGGAGCCCTCAGTTTAACTTCCACGCAGCGGCCGTTGAGTCAGGAGAGCGCAATCAG TGAGGTGCTATCTTCAGCCAGTGAGCACCCTGTTTGCGTCCCTCCTGCCCCATCTCTGATGGATGAAGCCACTAGCATCCACCCAGACCACCACAGTCGCTCTCCAAAAATTTCACGGACGGTTGTCATTATGGTTCGTCCCGCCACAGCCGAGAACACCGTGACACTGGAGAGTGAGGAGAGTGACACCAG TCTTGGATGTCAGAGTCTTCACTGGAagtcagtgacagtgacagtgagatGTCTTGGACATCTGAGGACTCCACCTCATCTG ATGACTCCGGGaccacagaggaggaagacaaaaagatga
- the LOC121880697 gene encoding homeodomain-interacting protein kinase 1-like isoform X2, with the protein MAERILTTISSITRNKDPFELPGKYKFLRVLGQGGFGLVLKCLKKDTKDIVAVKLPKHDHNDSDIREFSMLQNLMHHNLDKCNIVKFYDWFEVRNGKALVFESLDISLDEYIHYNHPLCLSKIRLITQQLATAFDALKRIRVIHTDVKPDNIMVVNRWTNPIRVKLIDFGLAIPATQTRTGMRLQTVFFRAPEIILGLPFSEAIDMWSLGGVLAAMILGYILFPGKDEYEALRFMTQLLGQPADDLLRKGRKTDFFFNKTDTNSWRLMTPEEYWGKDSQSYVDRRMYKYASLDYLKQIRREDKLDEAAEREKCIELLKGMLKIDEAERITPSEVLTHPFIAQGCNNSCNEAPEAAAAQPSQTQTQTQTESEVPTERTTADESTHGALSLTSTQRPLSEESAISEVLSSASEHPVCVPPAPSLMDEATSIHPDHHSRSPKISRTVAIIVRPATAENTVTLESEESDTSSQSWMSESSLEVSDSDSEMSWTSEDSTSSDDSGTTEEEDKKMKKKKKKNCFRRFFSWMKKNFCCCCTGVQEDD; encoded by the exons atggcagaaagaaTATTGACGACAATCTCATCCATTACCCGTAATAAGGACCCCTTCGAACTCCCCGGAAAATATAAGTTCCTGAGGGTTCTGGGACAAGGCGGCTTTGGACTGGTGCTGAAATGTCTTAAGAAAGACACGAAAGACATTGTGGCTGTTAAGCTCCCCAAACACGACCACAACGATTCTGACATCAGGGAG TTTTCTATGCTGCAGAACCTGATGCACCACAACTTGGACAAATGCAACATTGTCAAGTTTTATGATTGGTTTGAGGTGAGAAATGGAAAGGCGCTGGTCTTCGAGTCGTTGGACATCAGCCTAGACGAGTACATTCACTATAATCACCCATTATGTCTGAGTAAAATCAGACTCATCACCCAACAG TTGGCCACAGCATTCGATGCACTCAAGAGAATCAGAGTGATCCATACCGATGTCAAACCAGACAATATTATGGTGGTGAATCGCTGGACCAATCCCATCAGAGTCAAGCTGATAGACTTCGGCTTGGCCATCCCTGCAACTCAAACCAGGACGGGCATGAGATTGCAGACAGTTTTCTTCAG GGCTCCGGAAATCATTTTGGGCCTTCCGTTTTCGGAGGCCATCGATATGTGGTCCCTGGGAGGTGTGCTGGCTGCCATGATCCTGGGCTATATACTGTTTCCTGGAAAAGATGAATATGAAGCA CTGCGATTCATGACTCAACTCCTGGGTCAGCCGGCGGACGATCTTCTGAGGAAGGGAAggaaaacagacttttttttcaataagaCTGACACCAACAGCTGGAGGCTAATG ACACCTGAGGAGTACTGGGGGAAGGATTCTCAGTCTTACGTAGACCGCAGGATGTACAAATATGCCTCTCTGGATTACCTGAAACAG ATTCGTCGGGAGGATAAATTGGATGAAGCTGCGGAACGGGAGAAATGCATTGAGCTTTTGAAGGGCATGCTCAAAATAGATGAGGCTGAGAGGATTACCCCCAGTGAAGTCCTCACCCATCCCTTCATTGCACAGGGCTGCAACAACTCTtg CAATGAAGCTCCAGAGGCAGCAGCTGCTCAACCCAGCCAGACCCAGACCCAGACCCAGACCGAGTCCGAAGTGCCAACAGAGAGGACCACAGCAGATGAGAG CACACATGGAGCCCTCAGTTTAACTTCCACGCAGCGGCCGTTGAGTGAGGAGAGCGCAATCAG TGAGGTGCTATCTTCAGCCAGTGAGCACCCTGTTTGCGTCCCTCCTGCCCCATCTCTGATGGATGAAGCCACCAGCATCCACCCAGACCACCACAGTCGCTCTCCAAAAATTTCACGGACGGTTGCCATTATTGTTCGTCCCGCCACAGCCGAGAACACCGTGACACTGGAGAGTGAGGAGAGTGACACCAG ttcgCAGTCTTGGATGTCAGAGTCTTCACTGGAagtcagtgacagtgacagtgagatGTCTTGGACATCTGAGGACTCCACCTCATCTG ATGACTCTGGGaccacagaggaggaagacaaaaagatgaagaagaagaagaagaagaactgcttCCGGCGCTTCTTCTCCTGGATGAAGAAAaacttttgctgctgctgcaccggTGTCCAAGAGGACGATTAA
- the LOC121880697 gene encoding homeodomain-interacting protein kinase 1-like isoform X4: MAERILTTISSITRNKDPFELPGKYKFLRVLGQGGFGLVLKCLKKDTKDIVAVKLPKHDHNDSDIREFSMLQNLMHHNLDKCNIVKFYDWFEVRNGKALVFESLDISLDEYIHYNHPLCLSKIRLITQQLATAFDALKRIRVIHTDVKPDNIMVVNRWTNPIRVKLIDFGLAIPATQTRTGMRLQTVFFRAPEIILGLPFSEAIDMWSLGGVLAAMILGYILFPGKDEYEALRFMTQLLGQPADDLLRKGRKTDFFFNKTDTNSWRLMTPEEYWGKDSQSYVDRRMYKYASLDYLKQIRREDKLDEAAEREKCIELLKGMLKIDEAERITPSEVLTHPFIAQGCNNSCNEAPEAAAAQPSQTQTQTQTESEVPTERTTADESTHGALSLTSTQRPLSEESAISEVLSSASEHPVCVPPAPSLMDEATSIHPDHHSRSPKISRTVAIIVRPATAENTVTLESEESDTSLGCQSLHWKSVTVTVRCLGHLRTPPHLMTLGPQRRKTKR; the protein is encoded by the exons atggcagaaagaaTATTGACGACAATCTCATCCATTACCCGTAATAAGGACCCCTTCGAACTCCCCGGAAAATATAAGTTCCTGAGGGTTCTGGGACAAGGCGGCTTTGGACTGGTGCTGAAATGTCTTAAGAAAGACACGAAAGACATTGTGGCTGTTAAGCTCCCCAAACACGACCACAACGATTCTGACATCAGGGAG TTTTCTATGCTGCAGAACCTGATGCACCACAACTTGGACAAATGCAACATTGTCAAGTTTTATGATTGGTTTGAGGTGAGAAATGGAAAGGCGCTGGTCTTCGAGTCGTTGGACATCAGCCTAGACGAGTACATTCACTATAATCACCCATTATGTCTGAGTAAAATCAGACTCATCACCCAACAG TTGGCCACAGCATTCGATGCACTCAAGAGAATCAGAGTGATCCATACCGATGTCAAACCAGACAATATTATGGTGGTGAATCGCTGGACCAATCCCATCAGAGTCAAGCTGATAGACTTCGGCTTGGCCATCCCTGCAACTCAAACCAGGACGGGCATGAGATTGCAGACAGTTTTCTTCAG GGCTCCGGAAATCATTTTGGGCCTTCCGTTTTCGGAGGCCATCGATATGTGGTCCCTGGGAGGTGTGCTGGCTGCCATGATCCTGGGCTATATACTGTTTCCTGGAAAAGATGAATATGAAGCA CTGCGATTCATGACTCAACTCCTGGGTCAGCCGGCGGACGATCTTCTGAGGAAGGGAAggaaaacagacttttttttcaataagaCTGACACCAACAGCTGGAGGCTAATG ACACCTGAGGAGTACTGGGGGAAGGATTCTCAGTCTTACGTAGACCGCAGGATGTACAAATATGCCTCTCTGGATTACCTGAAACAG ATTCGTCGGGAGGATAAATTGGATGAAGCTGCGGAACGGGAGAAATGCATTGAGCTTTTGAAGGGCATGCTCAAAATAGATGAGGCTGAGAGGATTACCCCCAGTGAAGTCCTCACCCATCCCTTCATTGCACAGGGCTGCAACAACTCTtg CAATGAAGCTCCAGAGGCAGCAGCTGCTCAACCCAGCCAGACCCAGACCCAGACCCAGACCGAGTCCGAAGTGCCAACAGAGAGGACCACAGCAGATGAGAG CACACATGGAGCCCTCAGTTTAACTTCCACGCAGCGGCCGTTGAGTGAGGAGAGCGCAATCAG TGAGGTGCTATCTTCAGCCAGTGAGCACCCTGTTTGCGTCCCTCCTGCCCCATCTCTGATGGATGAAGCCACCAGCATCCACCCAGACCACCACAGTCGCTCTCCAAAAATTTCACGGACGGTTGCCATTATTGTTCGTCCCGCCACAGCCGAGAACACCGTGACACTGGAGAGTGAGGAGAGTGACACCAG TCTTGGATGTCAGAGTCTTCACTGGAagtcagtgacagtgacagtgagatGTCTTGGACATCTGAGGACTCCACCTCATCTG ATGACTCTGGGaccacagaggaggaagacaaaaagatga